Proteins from a single region of Rhizobium binae:
- a CDS encoding DUF6665 family protein has protein sequence MSVRLPQSFRQSPQDKNGFNVLEYELMSERADSLGRHGLKVEAALAALKAWSADRQSAEEREKLLNDASDAVWAFFIQREICGLRNNRDAIQRYGIPNEVIARLGAVRK, from the coding sequence ATGAGCGTTCGCCTGCCGCAATCCTTCAGACAGTCCCCGCAGGATAAGAACGGCTTCAATGTCCTCGAATACGAGCTGATGTCGGAACGCGCCGACTCACTCGGCCGCCATGGGCTGAAGGTCGAAGCCGCCCTCGCCGCACTGAAAGCCTGGTCTGCCGACCGCCAGAGCGCCGAGGAACGGGAGAAGCTTTTGAATGATGCCTCCGACGCCGTCTGGGCATTCTTCATCCAGCGGGAGATCTGTGGCCTGCGCAACAACCGCGACGCCATCCAGCGCTACGGTATACCGAACGAGGTGATCGCAAGGCTGGGGGCGGTGCGAAAATAG
- a CDS encoding DMT family transporter has translation MEAKMSMAASTPVSAKQQSTFDLVAFAAIVVTILFWASSFVVIRICLGPLTPIELATARYVAAGVLALIYLVIYRPIPEKRDFLRLSVAAVLFIAAYAVLLNTGEQTVAAGPASFIINTMPVFTALIATFALGERFGRWGWAGTAVSFGGVALIAVSSDGGFKLDPNAVLILGAALCSAIASVLQKPLLGRLPALAVTAWILLIGSVPLFPAVPATIRALAAAPAEVNWGVAYLVIFPTAIGYLTWAIALKQLTAARASNFLYGVPPVATLIGFVWLGETPTALGAIGGLMAILGVLVVNVMRKR, from the coding sequence ATGGAGGCGAAAATGAGCATGGCGGCAAGCACACCGGTCTCGGCGAAACAGCAAAGCACATTCGACCTGGTGGCCTTTGCGGCGATCGTCGTCACCATTCTCTTCTGGGCTTCCTCCTTCGTCGTGATCCGCATCTGCCTCGGGCCGCTCACGCCGATCGAACTGGCGACGGCGCGCTATGTAGCGGCCGGCGTCCTCGCCCTCATTTACCTTGTAATCTACCGGCCGATACCTGAGAAGCGTGATTTCCTCCGCCTCTCGGTCGCTGCCGTGCTCTTCATCGCCGCCTATGCGGTTCTGCTGAACACCGGTGAGCAGACCGTGGCGGCCGGACCGGCAAGCTTCATCATCAACACCATGCCTGTTTTCACCGCCCTCATCGCCACATTTGCGCTCGGCGAGCGCTTCGGCCGGTGGGGCTGGGCGGGCACTGCGGTTTCCTTCGGGGGCGTGGCGCTGATTGCCGTCTCCTCGGATGGCGGCTTCAAGCTCGATCCGAACGCCGTGCTGATCCTTGGCGCAGCGCTCTGCTCGGCGATTGCCAGTGTGCTGCAGAAACCGCTGCTCGGCCGGCTGCCGGCGCTTGCCGTCACCGCCTGGATCCTGCTGATCGGCTCCGTGCCGCTGTTTCCGGCCGTCCCGGCGACGATCCGCGCGCTGGCCGCCGCACCGGCGGAGGTCAACTGGGGTGTTGCCTATCTCGTCATCTTTCCGACGGCGATCGGCTATCTCACCTGGGCCATCGCATTGAAGCAGCTGACGGCCGCGCGCGCCTCGAATTTCCTCTATGGCGTCCCGCCGGTCGCAACGCTGATCGGCTTCGTCTGGCTCGGCGAAACGCCGACGGCACTCGGCGCGATAGGCGGCCTCATGGCGATCCTCGGCGTGCTCGTGGTCAACGTCATGCGGAAGCGGTAA
- a CDS encoding VOC family protein, with protein MLPAEIEVITLFVDKIDDARSFYRKVFAADVVYQDPVCSVLNFSGAMINLLEATQAPQLVEPSAVAASGSGARILLTIKVDDVDKVCAKLLGLGVALLNGPIDRPWGRRTAAFCDPSGHVWEVAQELR; from the coding sequence ATGCTGCCAGCCGAGATCGAGGTGATCACGCTGTTCGTCGATAAGATCGATGATGCCAGGAGTTTCTATCGAAAGGTTTTTGCCGCCGACGTCGTCTATCAGGACCCGGTTTGCTCGGTTCTGAATTTCTCGGGAGCAATGATCAATCTGCTCGAGGCGACACAGGCGCCGCAGCTGGTCGAACCATCGGCCGTGGCCGCATCCGGTTCCGGTGCGCGCATCCTGCTGACGATCAAGGTCGATGACGTCGATAAGGTCTGCGCGAAGCTGCTCGGACTTGGGGTGGCGTTGCTCAATGGTCCGATCGATCGTCCCTGGGGGCGCCGAACTGCAGCCTTCTGCGATCCGTCGGGCCATGTCTGGGAAGTCGCACAGGAGCTGCGATAG
- a CDS encoding aldose 1-epimerase family protein: MPVSMRIGNQDLTVDVSSLGAEMQALRTSDGGSWLWTGDAAFWTGRSPILFPIVGKAPDDKIAIDGTAYPMAQHGFARRSEFTLAASTATMCRFELAASDATLAVYPFNFLMAVEHAVEGRALTVSAEVSNRDQKTMPFGLGFHSAFTWPLPGAAGRAHTITLDNQGEPELVRLAGGLINPAPLPSPFQAGRLVLDHAMFAQDAMIFPQGAGDGLRYSADGGPTLHFHFENLPNLALWTKPGAPFLCIEPWHGTAAEAGASGKLSERPSTTLLAPGAMARFAFTVEIGQ, from the coding sequence ATGCCAGTCTCCATGCGGATCGGAAATCAGGATCTCACCGTCGATGTCTCTTCCCTCGGCGCCGAAATGCAGGCGCTCCGCACCAGCGACGGAGGCTCCTGGCTGTGGACGGGCGATGCGGCCTTCTGGACCGGGCGCTCGCCGATCCTGTTTCCGATCGTCGGCAAGGCACCGGACGACAAGATCGCGATCGACGGTACGGCCTACCCGATGGCCCAGCATGGATTTGCCCGCCGGAGTGAATTCACGCTCGCAGCCTCCACGGCGACGATGTGCCGATTCGAGCTTGCCGCCTCCGACGCCACCCTGGCGGTCTATCCCTTCAATTTCCTGATGGCCGTCGAGCATGCGGTGGAAGGCCGGGCGCTGACCGTCAGCGCCGAGGTAAGCAACCGCGATCAGAAGACGATGCCCTTCGGGCTCGGATTCCACTCGGCCTTCACCTGGCCGCTGCCTGGCGCTGCTGGCCGCGCTCACACCATCACGCTCGACAATCAGGGCGAGCCAGAGCTCGTACGGCTGGCGGGTGGTCTTATCAATCCTGCGCCGCTGCCCTCGCCGTTTCAGGCCGGCCGGCTGGTGCTGGATCACGCCATGTTTGCGCAGGACGCGATGATCTTCCCCCAGGGCGCCGGCGACGGGCTGCGTTACAGCGCCGACGGTGGTCCGACGTTGCATTTCCATTTCGAAAACCTGCCCAATCTTGCGCTCTGGACCAAGCCGGGGGCTCCGTTCCTCTGCATCGAGCCCTGGCATGGGACGGCTGCTGAAGCCGGGGCTTCGGGAAAGCTGTCGGAACGGCCCTCGACCACCCTGCTCGCGCCGGGTGCCATGGCGCGCTTCGCGTTCACGGTCGAGATTGGGCAATAG
- a CDS encoding EF-hand domain-containing protein has translation MKIVILVTAIIVSQSVGAFAQQSGSQQSTSMYQGQMDKLDVNASKTVDRSEYEAFMGTAFGNLDKNKDGSLQTGETVQILTAEQFTLTDANKDGRINRSEFMQRVMADFATADRDRDGNLQ, from the coding sequence ATGAAAATCGTGATCTTGGTGACGGCAATCATCGTGAGCCAATCTGTCGGCGCGTTCGCCCAGCAGTCGGGCTCCCAGCAATCTACCTCGATGTATCAGGGGCAGATGGATAAGCTTGACGTCAACGCCAGCAAGACGGTCGATCGTTCCGAATACGAAGCCTTCATGGGCACGGCCTTCGGAAATCTCGACAAGAACAAGGATGGCAGCCTGCAAACCGGCGAGACGGTGCAGATCCTCACTGCCGAGCAATTCACCCTGACGGATGCTAACAAGGACGGCCGCATCAACAGGAGCGAATTCATGCAGCGGGTGATGGCGGATTTCGCGACGGCCGATCGCGATCGGGACGGCAATCTCCAGTAA
- a CDS encoding DUF1328 domain-containing protein, whose translation MLYYALVFLVVALIAGVLGFGGIAGASASIAQVLFFIFLVLFVVSLVMRFMRRV comes from the coding sequence ATGCTTTACTACGCTCTGGTGTTTCTCGTTGTGGCCTTGATTGCCGGTGTCCTCGGATTTGGCGGCATCGCAGGGGCTTCAGCTTCTATTGCCCAGGTTCTGTTCTTCATTTTCCTGGTTTTGTTCGTCGTATCGCTCGTCATGCGCTTCATGCGCAGAGTATAG
- a CDS encoding ABC-F family ATP-binding cassette domain-containing protein: protein MIRIENISKQLSHRILFIEASAALNRGEKIGLVGPNGAGKTTIFRMINGEEQPDEGQVSCEKGVTIGYFNQDVGEMAGHSAVAEVMNGAGPVSVVAAELRELEAAMADPERAGDMEEIIERYGEVQARYEELDGYALEGRAREVLAGLSFSQEMMDGDVGALSGGWKMRVALARILLMRPDVMLLDEPSNHLDLESLIWLEEFLKGYEGALLMTSHDREFMNRIVNKIIEIDAGTLTAYSGDYEFYEQQRAQNEKQQQAQFERQQAMLAKEIKFIERFKARASHASQVQSRVKKLEKIDRVEPPKRRQSVAFEFQPAPRSGEDVVNLKNVHKKYGSRRIYEGLDFMVRRKERWCIMGINGAGKSTLLKLVTGTTTPDEGSVALGASVKMGYFAQHAMDILDGERTVFQSLEDRFPQAGQGPLRALAGCFGFSGDDVEKRCRVLSGGEKARLVMAMMLFDPPNLLVLDEPTNHLDLDTKEMLIKALSQYEGTMLFVSHDRHFLAALSNRVLELTPEGVHQYGGGYTEYVARTGHEAPGLRS, encoded by the coding sequence ATGATTCGTATCGAGAATATCAGCAAGCAGCTTAGCCACCGCATCCTATTCATCGAGGCCTCGGCTGCCCTCAACAGAGGCGAGAAGATCGGCCTCGTCGGCCCGAACGGCGCCGGCAAGACGACGATCTTCCGGATGATCAACGGCGAAGAGCAGCCCGACGAGGGTCAGGTCTCCTGCGAGAAGGGCGTCACGATCGGCTACTTCAACCAGGATGTCGGCGAAATGGCCGGCCACAGCGCCGTCGCCGAGGTGATGAACGGGGCGGGGCCAGTCAGCGTCGTTGCCGCCGAATTGCGGGAGCTCGAGGCCGCCATGGCAGATCCGGAAAGGGCCGGCGACATGGAGGAGATCATCGAGCGTTATGGCGAGGTGCAGGCGCGATACGAGGAACTGGACGGCTATGCGCTCGAGGGCCGGGCCCGCGAAGTGCTGGCGGGCTTGAGCTTCAGCCAGGAAATGATGGACGGCGATGTCGGCGCGTTGTCGGGCGGCTGGAAGATGCGCGTGGCGCTTGCCCGCATCCTGCTCATGCGCCCCGATGTCATGCTGCTCGACGAACCGAGCAACCATCTGGATCTCGAAAGCCTGATCTGGCTCGAGGAATTCCTGAAGGGTTATGAAGGGGCGTTGCTGATGACCTCGCACGACCGCGAGTTCATGAACCGCATCGTCAACAAGATCATCGAAATCGATGCCGGCACGCTGACGGCCTATTCCGGCGATTACGAATTCTACGAGCAGCAGCGGGCGCAGAATGAAAAGCAGCAGCAGGCCCAATTCGAGCGCCAGCAGGCAATGCTCGCCAAGGAAATCAAGTTCATCGAGCGGTTCAAGGCGCGCGCCTCGCATGCCTCGCAGGTGCAGAGCCGCGTGAAGAAGCTGGAGAAGATTGACCGGGTGGAGCCGCCCAAGCGCCGCCAGTCGGTCGCTTTCGAATTCCAGCCGGCGCCACGCTCCGGCGAGGATGTGGTCAACCTGAAGAATGTCCATAAGAAATATGGAAGCCGCAGGATCTATGAGGGGCTGGACTTCATGGTGCGGCGCAAGGAGCGCTGGTGCATTATGGGTATCAACGGCGCCGGGAAGTCGACACTGCTGAAGCTGGTGACCGGCACCACCACGCCTGACGAAGGTAGTGTCGCTCTCGGGGCGAGCGTCAAGATGGGCTATTTCGCCCAGCACGCGATGGATATTCTTGATGGCGAGCGCACGGTCTTCCAATCGCTGGAAGATCGTTTTCCCCAGGCAGGGCAGGGGCCGCTGCGCGCGCTCGCCGGATGTTTCGGATTTTCCGGCGACGATGTTGAAAAAAGGTGCCGGGTGCTGTCGGGCGGCGAGAAGGCCCGATTGGTCATGGCGATGATGCTGTTCGACCCGCCGAACCTGCTCGTGCTCGACGAGCCGACCAACCATCTCGACCTTGACACCAAGGAAATGCTGATCAAGGCGCTCTCGCAATATGAGGGCACCATGCTCTTCGTATCCCACGACCGGCATTTCCTGGCTGCGCTTTCCAACCGCGTCCTGGAGCTGACCCCGGAGGGCGTCCATCAATATGGCGGCGGCTATACCGAATATGTGGCGCGCACGGGCCATGAGGCGCCTGGCTTGCGCAGCTGA
- a CDS encoding DUF992 domain-containing protein yields MNKTLATAFAAVSLTFVGVGVAGAADPVTRTYEEPDLRNGVKIGYLTCDISGGAGYVLGSSKEADCVFQSIVGNELVDHYTGEVRKLGIDLGFTTRSRLIWAVFAPTAGYHRGSLAGLYVGASAEATVGAGVGANLLVGGTSGSIHLQTVSLTGQLGLNVAAGSASMTLTPAN; encoded by the coding sequence ATGAACAAAACTCTTGCGACGGCCTTTGCCGCGGTATCGTTGACGTTCGTCGGCGTGGGGGTGGCTGGTGCCGCCGATCCCGTCACCAGGACATATGAAGAGCCGGATTTACGCAATGGTGTGAAGATCGGCTATCTCACCTGCGATATCAGCGGCGGCGCGGGCTACGTGCTCGGTTCGTCCAAGGAAGCCGATTGCGTCTTCCAGTCGATTGTCGGCAACGAACTCGTCGATCACTATACCGGCGAAGTCAGAAAGCTCGGCATCGATCTCGGCTTCACCACGCGCAGCCGCCTGATCTGGGCCGTCTTCGCGCCGACCGCCGGCTATCACCGCGGGTCGCTTGCCGGCCTCTATGTCGGCGCCAGCGCGGAGGCGACAGTCGGCGCTGGTGTCGGCGCCAATCTCCTGGTCGGCGGCACCTCCGGCTCGATTCATCTGCAGACGGTCAGCCTGACAGGCCAGCTTGGTCTCAACGTTGCCGCAGGCAGCGCATCGATGACGCTGACCCCGGCAAATTGA
- a CDS encoding LysR substrate-binding domain-containing protein — protein MVHSSPVLPPLDTLETFARAARLGSFSAAAEESGLTHGAVSRQVSRLERWMGVRLFAREARGVRLTPEGMRFFARAEEALSLLGNTGERWLPRPNKAVVRLSVTPSVASLWLFPRLAKLEGNDLHVELTLEHRLADFGEGTDLAIRCGKGPWAGVRALPLWREKSFPIAAPALAKQLGQRSDAMSLLDLPIIHDSNIEGWRRWLSREGIDYTPRGQDRRFEDYNLVMDACAHGLGIALARPPLSDAALAAGRVAAVSERTLDSHVAFHLIRPDDALRSPAIEFAGRFLREAGHDEQTIAAFTAPGRAKA, from the coding sequence ATGGTTCACAGCTCACCCGTGCTTCCGCCACTTGATACGCTCGAGACCTTTGCCCGCGCCGCCCGGCTCGGATCTTTTTCTGCGGCGGCCGAGGAAAGCGGTCTCACCCACGGCGCGGTGTCGCGGCAGGTGTCGCGGCTCGAGCGCTGGATGGGCGTGCGGCTGTTTGCGCGCGAAGCACGCGGCGTGCGGCTGACGCCGGAGGGCATGCGGTTTTTCGCCCGCGCCGAGGAAGCGCTTTCCCTGCTCGGCAACACCGGCGAGCGCTGGCTGCCCCGGCCGAACAAGGCGGTGGTGCGCCTTTCGGTGACACCTTCCGTGGCGTCACTGTGGCTGTTTCCGCGTCTGGCGAAGCTCGAAGGAAACGACCTGCATGTCGAACTGACGCTCGAACATCGGCTGGCCGATTTCGGCGAGGGCACGGATCTCGCCATCCGTTGCGGCAAGGGACCCTGGGCCGGCGTGCGCGCCCTGCCGCTCTGGCGGGAAAAATCCTTTCCCATTGCCGCCCCCGCACTGGCGAAACAGCTCGGGCAGCGCTCGGATGCAATGTCGCTGCTCGACCTGCCGATCATTCATGATTCGAATATCGAAGGCTGGCGCCGCTGGCTCTCCCGCGAGGGTATCGATTATACGCCGCGCGGCCAGGACCGCCGCTTCGAGGACTACAATCTGGTGATGGATGCCTGTGCCCACGGGCTCGGCATCGCGCTCGCCCGCCCTCCCCTCTCGGATGCGGCGCTTGCCGCCGGTCGTGTCGCCGCGGTGTCGGAACGGACGCTGGATTCGCACGTGGCTTTCCACCTGATCCGGCCGGACGACGCGCTACGAAGCCCGGCCATCGAATTTGCCGGCCGCTTCCTGCGCGAGGCCGGGCATGATGAGCAGACGATCGCCGCCTTCACCGCACCCGGCCGGGCAAAAGCCTAG